A stretch of Larus michahellis chromosome Z, bLarMic1.1, whole genome shotgun sequence DNA encodes these proteins:
- the PELO gene encoding protein pelota homolog, whose translation MKLVRKDLEKDNAGQVTLIPEEPEDMWHTYNLLQVGDSLRASTIRKVQTESATGSVGSNRIRTTLTLCVETIDFDSQACQLRVKGTNIQENEYVKMGAYHTIELEPNRQFTLAKKQWDSVVLERIEQACDPAWSADVAAVVMQEGLAHVCLVTPSMTLTRAKVEVNIPRKRKGNCSQHDRALERFYEQVVQAIQRHINFEVVKCVLVASPGFVREQFCDYMFQQAIKTDNKLLLENRSKFLQVHSSSGHKYALKEALCDPAVTSRLSDTKAAGEVKALDDFYKMLQHEPDRAFYGLKHVEKANEAMAIDTLLISDELFRHQDVATRARYVKLVDSVRENMGTVRIFSSLHVSGEQLGQLTGVAAILRFPVAELSDQEDESSSEED comes from the exons atgaagctggtgaggaagGACCTAGAGAAGGACAATGCCGGGCAGGTGACGCTGATCCCCGAGGAGCCCGAGGACATGTGGCACACCTACAACCTGCTGCAGGTGGGTGACAGCTTGCGGGCCTCCACCATCCGGAAGGTGCAGACCGAGTCGGCCacgggcagcgtgggcagcaaCCGCATCCGCACCACCCTCACCCTCTGCGTGGAGACCATCGACTTTGACTCACAGGCCTGCCAGCTGCGGGTCAAGGGCACTAACATCCAAGAGAACGAGTATGTCAAGATGGGGGCCTACCACACCATCGAGCTGGAGCCCAACCGGCAGTTCACGCTGGCAAAGAAGCAGTGGGACAGCGTGGTGCTGGAGCGCATCGAGCAGGCCTGCGACCCAGCCTGGAGCGCCGATGTCGCAGCCGTGGTCATGCAGGAAGGGTTGGCTCATGTCTGCCTGGTCACGCCGAGCATGACGCTTACCCGTGCCAAGGTGGAGGTGAACATCCCCCGCAAACGGAAAGGGAACTGCAGTCAGCACGACCGGGCCCTGGAGAGGTTTTACGAGCAGGTGGTGCAAGCCATCCAGCGGCATATCAACTTTGAGGTGGTGAAGTGTGTACTGGTGGCTAGCCCGGGCTTCGTACGGGAGCAGTTTTGTGACTACATGTTCCAGCAGGCGATCAAGACGGACAACAAGCTTCTGCTGGAGAACAGATCCAAATTCCTGCAG GTCCACTCTTCCTCCGGACATAAATACGCATTGAAGGAAGCCCTCTGCGACCCAGCTGTAACTAGCCGTCTCTCTGACACTAAGGCAGCTGGTGAGGTCAAAGCCTTAGATGACTTCTATAAAATGCTGCAGCATGAGCCTGACCGTGCTTTTTATGGTCTAAAACATGTGGAGAAGGCCAATGAAGCCATGGCCATCGATACCTTGCTGATCAGTGATGAGCTTTTCCGACACCAGGATGTGGCTACACGTGCCCGATATGTTAAATTGGTAGATAGTGTACGGGAGAACATGGGCACAGTACGCATTTTCTCCAGCCTTCATGtgtctggagagcagcttggccaGCTGACAGGGGTGGCAGCCATCCTGCGCTTTCCTGTTGCTGAGCTTTCTGACCAGGAAGATGAATCTAGCTCTGAAGAGGATTGA